The Entelurus aequoreus isolate RoL-2023_Sb linkage group LG23, RoL_Eaeq_v1.1, whole genome shotgun sequence genome has a window encoding:
- the LOC133641167 gene encoding synaptotagmin-16-like isoform X1: MNRQNVHGAEDAETGPGRTDAADSSSTWSPELEQPAHHDVIPPPLSSSPRSSFSKCCDLLVSLEYRPAAEKLLATVVAARDIPDKGRSGMDSWQVHMVLLPSKKQRRKTSVRRGSPLRFDQTFSFLRVEPSDLLASALRFRMYAMEGRMSRERMMGEKVLRLAGLNPAGGTLETMLVLEPRSNIKSVGSQLSLAGVSHSDSASSTQSLTHGGVPELLVGLAYNATTGRMSVELIKGSHFRNLAANRPPGRSLARLPSRGTPLSFLLRLSDTLACLTLLNSVGREISRCKTSVRRGQPNPVYKETFVFQVALFQLSDVTLMLSVYNRRSLKRKEMVGWVALGQNSSGEEEELHWRDMRDGRGQQVCRWHVLLEA; the protein is encoded by the exons ATGAACCGGCAGAATGTGCACGGCGCCGAGGACGCGGAGACTGGCCCGGGAAGGACGGACGCCGCTGacagctcctccacatggagcccCGAG CTAGAGCAGCCCGCCCACCACGACGTCATCCCTCCGCCATTAAGCTCCTCCCCTCGCTCGTCCTTCTCAAAATGTTGCGACCTGCTGGTGTCGCTGGAATACCGGCCGGCGGCGGAGAAGCTGCTGGCCACCGTGGTGGCGGCCCGCGACATCCCGGACAAGGGTCGCAGCGGGATGGACTCGTGGCAGGTCCACATGGTCCTGCTGCCCTCCAAGAAGCAGCGCCGCAAGACCTCGGTGAGGCGGGGCTCGCCGCTCCGCTTCGACCAGACCTTCAGCTTCCTGCGCGTGGAGCCCTCGGACCTGCTCGCGTCGGCCCTCCGGTTCCGCATGTACGCCATGGAGGGCAGGATGTCCCGGGAGCGCATGATGGGGGAGAAGGTGCTGCGCCTGGCGGGGCTCAACCCGGCCGGCGGCACCTTGGAGACCATGCTGGTCCTGGAGCCTCGCAGTAACATCAAG AGCGTGGGCTCGCAGCTGAGCCTGGCGGGCGTGTCCCACAGCGACAGCGCCTCGTCCACGCAGTCGCTGACACACGGCGGCGTCCCCGAGCTGCTGGTGGGCCTGGCCTACAACGCCACCACGGGCCGCATGTCGGTGGAGCTGATCAAGGGAAGCCACTTCCGGAACCTGGCCGCCAACAGACCGCCAGGTCGGAGCCTCGCCCGCCTCCCCTCCCGGGGAACACCTTTGTCATTCCTCCTCCGTCTTTCAGACACGCTGGCTTGCCTGACGCTGCTCAACTCGGTGGGCCGGGAGATCTCGCGCTGCAAGACGTCGGTGCGCCGCGGCCAGCCCAACCCCGTCTACAAGGAGACCTTCGTCTTCCAGGTGGCGCTCTTCCAGCTGTCGGACGTGACGCTGATGCTGTCCGTGTACAACCGCCGCAGCTTGAAGCGCAAGGAGATGGTGGGCTGGGTGGCCCTGGGCCAGAACAGCAGCGGCGAGGAGGAGGAGCTCCACTGGCGCGACATGAGGGACGGCCGAGGGCAGCAGGTGTGTCGCTGGCACGTCCTCTTGGAGGCGTGA
- the LOC133641167 gene encoding synaptotagmin-16-like isoform X2, producing the protein MNRQNVHGAEDAETGPGRTDAADSSSTWSPELEQPAHHDVIPPPLSSSPRSSFSKCCDLLVSLEYRPAAEKLLATVVAARDIPDKGRSGMDSWQVHMVLLPSKKQRRKTSVRRGSPLRFDQTFSFLRVEPSDLLASALRFRMYAMEGRMSRERMMGEKVLRLAGLNPAGGTLETMLVLEPRSNIKSVGSQLSLAGVSHSDSASSTQSLTHGGVPELLVGLAYNATTGRMSVELIKGSHFRNLAANRPPDTLACLTLLNSVGREISRCKTSVRRGQPNPVYKETFVFQVALFQLSDVTLMLSVYNRRSLKRKEMVGWVALGQNSSGEEEELHWRDMRDGRGQQVCRWHVLLEA; encoded by the exons ATGAACCGGCAGAATGTGCACGGCGCCGAGGACGCGGAGACTGGCCCGGGAAGGACGGACGCCGCTGacagctcctccacatggagcccCGAG CTAGAGCAGCCCGCCCACCACGACGTCATCCCTCCGCCATTAAGCTCCTCCCCTCGCTCGTCCTTCTCAAAATGTTGCGACCTGCTGGTGTCGCTGGAATACCGGCCGGCGGCGGAGAAGCTGCTGGCCACCGTGGTGGCGGCCCGCGACATCCCGGACAAGGGTCGCAGCGGGATGGACTCGTGGCAGGTCCACATGGTCCTGCTGCCCTCCAAGAAGCAGCGCCGCAAGACCTCGGTGAGGCGGGGCTCGCCGCTCCGCTTCGACCAGACCTTCAGCTTCCTGCGCGTGGAGCCCTCGGACCTGCTCGCGTCGGCCCTCCGGTTCCGCATGTACGCCATGGAGGGCAGGATGTCCCGGGAGCGCATGATGGGGGAGAAGGTGCTGCGCCTGGCGGGGCTCAACCCGGCCGGCGGCACCTTGGAGACCATGCTGGTCCTGGAGCCTCGCAGTAACATCAAG AGCGTGGGCTCGCAGCTGAGCCTGGCGGGCGTGTCCCACAGCGACAGCGCCTCGTCCACGCAGTCGCTGACACACGGCGGCGTCCCCGAGCTGCTGGTGGGCCTGGCCTACAACGCCACCACGGGCCGCATGTCGGTGGAGCTGATCAAGGGAAGCCACTTCCGGAACCTGGCCGCCAACAGACCGCCAG ACACGCTGGCTTGCCTGACGCTGCTCAACTCGGTGGGCCGGGAGATCTCGCGCTGCAAGACGTCGGTGCGCCGCGGCCAGCCCAACCCCGTCTACAAGGAGACCTTCGTCTTCCAGGTGGCGCTCTTCCAGCTGTCGGACGTGACGCTGATGCTGTCCGTGTACAACCGCCGCAGCTTGAAGCGCAAGGAGATGGTGGGCTGGGTGGCCCTGGGCCAGAACAGCAGCGGCGAGGAGGAGGAGCTCCACTGGCGCGACATGAGGGACGGCCGAGGGCAGCAGGTGTGTCGCTGGCACGTCCTCTTGGAGGCGTGA